One Leptolyngbya sp. SIO1E4 genomic window, CTGTCAGTGCCACTAGCGATTTAATCGTCATTCGCCTCAAACAAGAAAAAATCACTAACCTCATTGCTGAGCGTCCTCTATTTTCCAAACAGATCGATGAACTCATCAACGAACGGCGTAAAACTATCCGTAGATTAAGAGGGGAAGAGCTACAAGAGGCAGAAAGCTTGGCGAGCGATAGAGCGCTTAATGGAAGGTCTATTCTGCGAAAACTTAGAAGTTAACTGATTTCTCAGGTATAGAAGAAAAGGAGTGAGAGGACATGTCAGGGTGGAGATGTCTAGCTTTGCTGATGACTGCTTTATTTCTGAGTTCTTGTGGCGATCGCTCAGATCAAAATGCACAAAATTCTGGCGTCGAGGAAGTGCAAGAAGAGGTTGAATTAGAGGGAGCCGTCACTCCAGAAACTTCACCAGTTATACAGCCTGTAACGACACCTCAACAATTGCCAGAAGGCAACGTTCAGTTGCCGGAAATAGATCCCCTAGAAGTAGAAGGGGATATTAGTATCGCGGGAAGTTCTACCGTTTTTCCTATCTCCTTAGCAATCTATGAGAATTTTATTCAATACGGTTATGCTGGCAAAATAAAACTAGATAGCATTGGCTCAGGAGCGGGCTTTCGACTCTTTTGTGAAGAAGGAGAATCTGATATTTCTAATGCCAGCCGCCCTATTAAAGAGGAAGAAGTGGAAGCTTGTACAGCAATTGGTCGTCAGCCAATTGAGTTTCGTATTGGAACTGATGCATTGGCGATAGTTGTCAATCCAGCAAATGAATTTATTACGAATGTTACGAAGGAGGAGCTAGCAACAATATTCACAGCTGAAAAATGGTCTGATGTGAACTCAGACTGGCCTAATGAAATAATTGAACGCTTTGTTCCAGGAGAAGACTCAGGCACGTTTGACTTTTTTGTTGAGGAAGTTCTTGATGATAATGGGCAAAGACTTCTGAATGCACCTAACACTGAACTTAGTGAAGATGATAATTACATTGAGCAAAATGTTGCTAGCAACTCTAATGCCATTGGCTTTATGGGGTACGCCTATTACAAGCAAAATGCTAATGAATTAAAGATTCTCTCTATAGAAGAGATTGTCCCTAGCCCCGAAGTCATTGAAAATGGTGATTATATTTTTTCTCGCCCCTTGCTTATTTACTCTGATGCTAATGTCATTCGTAATAAGCCGCAAGTGGGTCACTTCATTAACTTCTATCTGAATAATGTTAACAAGATCATAGAAGAGGTTGGTTATTTCCCGAGTAGCTCGCAAACTTTAGATGCTTCAAAAAATAGATTGTTAGAAGTGATGGAGTAACATTAGGCATCAATCAGTAAAGCGTGCGTTATTCTTCAAATAAGATATATTAACAGGATATCCCTTTACGTCGTGTGGCTCATTCATTTGACTAGCTTGTTTATTGAAGAAATTTCTAAAAATCCGACTTTGTTATTTTTCTTCATAAATGGAAAGCCTCATTCAAAAGATCGGTTTCCGAATAATCCGACTTTACTTTGCTGGCTTAATAAGGTTCAATGGCCAGCACTTGCCTAAAAATTGCTTTAGGAAATGTGTGGAGGAAATCCAAAACTAAAAAATCTTAAAATTGATGACCTTTGTACTGTCGGAGCGTGAAGATCTATAGAGGGTATTCTGCTGAGGATGTTGAACCGATATCTGAGTATTTGATGAAGGCTTTTGTGGAGGAGTCTTTAGGTTTATCTAGATCGAGTTTTTGATATTTTTACCTTCATTATATTCCCAAAAAATGGAGAACTAAGGAGGTGAAATTATATTGCTGTCAGCAACAAAACTGTAGGGCGATCTCGCCCAAAGCTGGTAAAAACCAGTGCCTTAAGTTTCTGGTTCAGAACGTCTCTTGACCTTCGGCCAGAATTATTCCCCCCGGGGGGCGTTCTGCGCCCCCTTTTCGTTTTTTACCGGAGCATGGGTAATGGCAAGACCAGGGCAGCTCAGAATCAAATTAAAGGTGATGCTGGTGCTGTTAGTGGTTAGCTTGGGTTCTGTCGCAGGGATGGGATTCCTTACCTGGAAGCGGGTCGCAACATTTTGACCCGGCGCATTGTTGCCCCACTGACTTGTGTGCGGGCCTCTCAGTCCTTTGATATCTACAATCCAGGAGAAAGGGCAACCCAGTATTTGCAGGATCACTCCATTGTCAATAACGCTTTCCCTGTGGGTCGCAAAGATGAACTCATGCAGGCCAATGATGGCAGTGCGTAAAGCACTGTGTACCTGCGCTATCCCCGATTTTGCGCAACCTCGTGTTTAACTTTGTCGATAATTTTTTCATAAAACAATGCCAAAAGTCGTTTCAATACACTCCTATCGAGGCGGTACAGGGAAATCCAACTTTACGGCCAACCTGGCCACAACCCTGGCCCAACAAGGTAATCGCGTTGCCGTTGTGGATACCGATGTGCCTTCACCCGGCATTCATAACCTGTTGGGTCTGGAACCTGAGCAGACCACTATTACTCTGAATAATTATCTCTGGGGAGAGAACGCTATTGAAGACGCGGCCTATGATGTCAGTGCTAATGTCGGTATTGAGGGTGCGGGGAAGTTGTTTCTGGTTCCCTCCAGCGTCAAAGCCGATAATATCGCCCGCATCCTCAAAGATGGCTACGATGTGAAGCTGATGAATGATGGCTTCCGCCGCTTGGTCAAAGCGCGACAGTTGGACTATCTTTTCATCGATACCCATCCGGGCCTATCCAAAGAAACCTTTTTATCCATTGCGATTTCCCATGTGTTGGTTCTCATTTTGCGCCCCGACAAGCAAGATTACCAAGGCACAGCCGTCACCGTAGACGTGGCGCGGCAGCTGAAAGTCCGCAAAATGTTGCTGGCCATTAACAAAGCCCACAGCAAATTGAATTTGGATGCCCTCAAACAAAAAGTGGAGGAAACCTACCGTGAAACGGTCGCTGGGGTCTTTCCTCTATCAGAGGAGGTGGTGCAACTGGCCAGTGAAGGGGTGTTTTGCATCAAGTATCCAGAGCATCTCGTCAGCCAGGAGTTTCAGAAAATGGCGCGGCAGATTGCAGAGGCTTAGGATGTCGGAAATTGGAGAGATGAAACCCTAGACCTTTATTCTCAGCAGTGCTCCATCTTGGTGAATGCCCGTGATAAAGCCCACCCTAGACCCCATACCCTAGCCCCTGTCATAACCAAGATCTGCTGCACTTAGCTGACCACGGCTATAGTTGCAACCTATTACAAATTAGTTGGGGTGCATAGTGGTGAGTTCGATGCAAAATATGACATTTCAACATCTGAAATTGGTATAAAGTACACAGTGAGGTGCATTGCAGTGTAGGGGCATCATCGTACCCTTAACCTCAATACAATCAGGCTTTCATCCATTGATGGGTCGCTTATCTAACCCAAAAGCACTCTAAAAGCTATCTGTACAAATAAACAAAAACAAGTTTGTACTGTAAGCGTGCAGTCATAAATTTCCGTCTTATCCTGTTAGGACGAGTGACTCCTCTTAATATGGGGGCAATTTTATCCGAAGCGTTTTTGGCCCTGTGAAACAATTGATCCGTCGTGGTGTTAACTTTTTGGGGCGTTGCACCCAGAAAGCTATGCGAAAGTCATCCCTGCGTCTTGCTTTTACAGTGCCGGTTTTGGTGCAGTTGGTGGTAGCTGTTGGGTTGGTGGGATACCTTTCGTTTCGCAACGGTCAGCAAGCCGTTCAGACTCTGGCGTCTCAGTTACGGAGCGAAGTTTCTGCCCGGATCGAAGGAGAACTGGCGAGTTATTTTGGGGATCCCCATGCCATCAATCGCCTTAACGCCACAGCGTTTTCTAATGGTGATTTAGACATTGAGAACGCTACGCAGGGAGAACATTTGCTGTTTCAGCAAATGAGAATTTACCCCACGATCGCCTTTGTTTACTGCGGGAGCGCTCGTTCTGGCGAGTTTTTTGGCATTTTGCGATCGCCTGACACAGGGGAACTCCAGCTGTCCTACGGCAATGCCAGCAATAACTTTTATCGAAATTATTACAGTCTGGATGTACGAGGGAATCGCCAACACTTTATATATCAGGCTAACGAACCCTATGATGCGCGATCTCGGCCTTGGTTTGAGGCGGCCCTCCACAGAGAAACCCCAGCCTGGACAGAAGTCTATATCGCCTTTACCACCCGACTGCCTAATGTGACCGCTAGTCTACCCGTATACGATAGTCGCGATCGCGCACTGCTAGGCGTCTGCGCCACTGATGTGGTCTTGCCGGAAGAGTTTCGCACCTTTTTAAAGGAACTCGAAATTGGCCAATCTGGACAGGCGTTTGTGGTGGATCGCAACGGTAATCTAATCTCCAGCTCCACTGATGAACCCTTGATGAAAGGGACGGAAGAGGATCCCCAGTTTCTTCAGGCCGTTGACAGCAATAATCCATTAGTGCAAGAGTCAGCCGCATACTTATCAACGCACTTTGGCTCCTTTGATAAGATTCACCAGGTTCAGCAGCTGACCTTTTCCCTCCATGGCAAGCGACAGTTTCTAGAGGTGCTGCCTTTTAGCGATGGCTTTGGGCTAGATTGGCTGATTGTTGTGGTTGTGCCCGAGTCAGACTATATGGGGCAGATCCTCTGGAATACGCGCATTACTATCTTGCTATGTGCCATGGCGCTGGTCATTGCCTTGGGCATCGGCATCCTGCTAGCGCGACGGGTTACAGCCCCTATTCTCAAACTCAACACCACGGTTAAAGACATTGCCCAGGGCGATTGGAACCAGCGGGTTCGGGTAACTCAGACAGATGAAGTGGGTGAATTAGCCAATTCTGTCAATTCGATGGCCGCGCAGATTCAACAGTCCTTTCATCAATTGGAAAGTCAGCGCAACGCTTTTTCTCGTTTCTTTCCGCCAGAATATCTGCATTTTCTAAACAAACACAGCGTCACGGACATTGAACTGGGTGACCATATTAGTAAAGACATGGCTGTGATGTTTTCTGACATCCGAGGCTTCACCAGTCTGGCCGAAAAAATGAAGCCTCAGGAAGCGTTTGACTTTATCAATACCTATTTGCAGCGCATTTCCCCGCAGATTCGAGCCCATCATGGGTTTGTGGTGAAGTTTCTGGGGGATGGGGTGATGGCCATTTTCCCGGAGACTGTGGAAGATGCCATTGATGCAGCGATCGCCCAGTTCCGGCAGGTTCAAGACTATAACCAGCAACATCAACGAGACGATAACTTTGATGCCATTGAAATTGGCATTGGTCTCCATGTGGGCCATGTGATGGCAGGCATGATTGGGGAATACGATCGCATCCAGCCGGATGCCGTCTCCGATGCGGTGAACCTGGCAGCGCGCCTGGAAGGCCTATCAAAAGTCTATGGTGCGGCCTTGGTCATCTCTGAGGCTGTGCGTCTGCGTCTGGCAGATCGCGATCGCTATCAGCTGCGCTTTTTAGACCAGGTAATTGTTAAAGGACGAACCCAATCAATTGCGATTTATGAGGTCTTGGATGCGGAAATGGAACCCCAGCGAGTCTTCAAGCAGAATACCCTGGCAACCTTTGAAGCTGGCATTAAAGCCTACAGCGATCGTGACTTGGCCGCTGCCAAGGCCTACTTTGCCAGAGTGGTTGCCCAAAACCCCGCGGACATCACGGCGCAGCTATACGAGCAACGGGTGAGCCTCTTGATAGAAAAAGGCGTGCCTCAGAACTGGGATGGCAGCTGGGTGTTTAAGCAAAAACGGTGATAAATATTTCT contains:
- a CDS encoding HAMP domain-containing protein yields the protein MRKSSLRLAFTVPVLVQLVVAVGLVGYLSFRNGQQAVQTLASQLRSEVSARIEGELASYFGDPHAINRLNATAFSNGDLDIENATQGEHLLFQQMRIYPTIAFVYCGSARSGEFFGILRSPDTGELQLSYGNASNNFYRNYYSLDVRGNRQHFIYQANEPYDARSRPWFEAALHRETPAWTEVYIAFTTRLPNVTASLPVYDSRDRALLGVCATDVVLPEEFRTFLKELEIGQSGQAFVVDRNGNLISSSTDEPLMKGTEEDPQFLQAVDSNNPLVQESAAYLSTHFGSFDKIHQVQQLTFSLHGKRQFLEVLPFSDGFGLDWLIVVVVPESDYMGQILWNTRITILLCAMALVIALGIGILLARRVTAPILKLNTTVKDIAQGDWNQRVRVTQTDEVGELANSVNSMAAQIQQSFHQLESQRNAFSRFFPPEYLHFLNKHSVTDIELGDHISKDMAVMFSDIRGFTSLAEKMKPQEAFDFINTYLQRISPQIRAHHGFVVKFLGDGVMAIFPETVEDAIDAAIAQFRQVQDYNQQHQRDDNFDAIEIGIGLHVGHVMAGMIGEYDRIQPDAVSDAVNLAARLEGLSKVYGAALVISEAVRLRLADRDRYQLRFLDQVIVKGRTQSIAIYEVLDAEMEPQRVFKQNTLATFEAGIKAYSDRDLAAAKAYFARVVAQNPADITAQLYEQRVSLLIEKGVPQNWDGSWVFKQKR
- a CDS encoding MinD/ParA family protein — translated: MPKVVSIHSYRGGTGKSNFTANLATTLAQQGNRVAVVDTDVPSPGIHNLLGLEPEQTTITLNNYLWGENAIEDAAYDVSANVGIEGAGKLFLVPSSVKADNIARILKDGYDVKLMNDGFRRLVKARQLDYLFIDTHPGLSKETFLSIAISHVLVLILRPDKQDYQGTAVTVDVARQLKVRKMLLAINKAHSKLNLDALKQKVEETYRETVAGVFPLSEEVVQLASEGVFCIKYPEHLVSQEFQKMARQIAEA
- a CDS encoding PstS family phosphate ABC transporter substrate-binding protein, whose amino-acid sequence is MLMTALFLSSCGDRSDQNAQNSGVEEVQEEVELEGAVTPETSPVIQPVTTPQQLPEGNVQLPEIDPLEVEGDISIAGSSTVFPISLAIYENFIQYGYAGKIKLDSIGSGAGFRLFCEEGESDISNASRPIKEEEVEACTAIGRQPIEFRIGTDALAIVVNPANEFITNVTKEELATIFTAEKWSDVNSDWPNEIIERFVPGEDSGTFDFFVEEVLDDNGQRLLNAPNTELSEDDNYIEQNVASNSNAIGFMGYAYYKQNANELKILSIEEIVPSPEVIENGDYIFSRPLLIYSDANVIRNKPQVGHFINFYLNNVNKIIEEVGYFPSSSQTLDASKNRLLEVME